Proteins from a single region of Chloroherpeton thalassium ATCC 35110:
- a CDS encoding FUSC family protein has protein sequence MLKGFIVKEIKELFKLKKTERLWHIPVLAALCIGVPLLAGLYFDALQTGLQACLGGLVILYLPTSSHIANRMITLLACSFAFMVSFTTGLVFSFNPIVSAIAFGIFAVAVHWTSLYFESKPPGSFFFILIASMSSCMPFDLHTIPEKVGLVGLGTMFACLLGLGYSFLAETTYPAKDAGSITTVLKKNRYADFVEALIMGLFMFLALFFGHWFSFKNPYWIPISCAAVMQGATLYHIWQRSFQRTLGTFIGLGLCWVLLSLNKSELSLAVMIIVLQFIIEMLVVRHYALAVIFITPMAVLLAEAANPLVQDPNNLAMIRFWDIAAGSLLGLVGGWLLHQEKVRYQTIMGIRKMRVVLKNR, from the coding sequence ATGTTAAAAGGATTCATTGTTAAAGAGATTAAAGAGCTTTTCAAACTGAAAAAGACGGAGCGATTATGGCATATTCCTGTGCTGGCCGCGTTGTGTATTGGCGTCCCATTGCTTGCAGGACTGTATTTTGATGCGTTGCAAACGGGATTGCAAGCTTGCCTCGGTGGATTGGTGATTTTATACCTGCCAACTTCCTCACACATAGCCAATCGAATGATCACCTTATTAGCTTGTTCTTTTGCGTTTATGGTGTCTTTCACCACCGGACTCGTATTTAGTTTCAACCCGATTGTTTCCGCGATTGCTTTTGGAATATTTGCTGTGGCGGTTCATTGGACAAGTCTTTACTTTGAATCAAAGCCGCCGGGTAGTTTCTTTTTTATCTTAATTGCTTCAATGTCGAGCTGCATGCCTTTCGATTTGCATACAATTCCTGAAAAAGTAGGTCTAGTCGGTTTAGGCACTATGTTTGCCTGCCTGTTAGGCTTAGGATATAGCTTTCTGGCTGAAACAACCTATCCGGCAAAAGACGCGGGCAGCATTACAACGGTGTTGAAAAAAAACAGATACGCGGATTTTGTAGAAGCCTTGATAATGGGGCTTTTTATGTTTTTGGCCTTATTCTTTGGACATTGGTTTTCGTTTAAAAATCCGTATTGGATTCCGATCTCCTGCGCCGCGGTGATGCAAGGCGCAACACTTTATCATATATGGCAAAGGAGTTTTCAGCGCACTTTAGGCACTTTTATTGGTCTGGGACTTTGCTGGGTTTTGCTAAGTCTGAATAAATCCGAATTAAGCTTGGCCGTCATGATCATTGTTTTGCAATTCATCATTGAGATGTTAGTTGTAAGGCATTATGCGCTGGCCGTGATTTTTATCACGCCAATGGCCGTGCTATTGGCTGAGGCTGCTAATCCCTTGGTTCAAGATCCGAATAACTTAGCGATGATTCGTTTTTGGGATATTGCCGCGGGTAGTTTGTTAGGATTGGTTGGTGGTTGGTTGCTGCACCAAGAAAAGGTTCGCTATCAAACAATTATGGGAATTCGAAAAATGCGGGTTGTTTTAAAAAATAGGTAA
- a CDS encoding M48 family metallopeptidase gives MSKHEATESRLETLYQKSPLFFLLFTVLFASLGYAGFLTLIFLPSVLGVLIYKWLHPNGFATAWLFVVSTTLSVYFSFRLQTHLPKVDAAAQGYLLTEAKGAQVFSLLKKLSSRLKAPMPNAILLTTEVNAAIIQMPRRGLFGKTQIALFIGWPLFESLSKEELSVVLAHELAHSSGIRGKLIGWLIGLPEFWQQFQQSLLQQTTASDGVHHKIFRKYLIFLHNLTSIISKHDEYEADLRAAAIFGKALVGEALIRVGTNSYFWEHFFLPGIFEEKNTYKASEKNIFNQFEKQLSEATYANFCEEFQQWVVRNALTSEKNHPSLTARIDALGTHSISLPAHSQPSAAACFFGKDLPAIRKKMTAIWEASAQNCWRSNRSNEAEFGKTQR, from the coding sequence ATGAGTAAACATGAGGCGACGGAAAGCCGCCTTGAAACGCTTTATCAAAAATCCCCGCTTTTCTTCTTGCTTTTTACGGTTCTTTTTGCATCGTTAGGCTATGCTGGATTTCTCACACTGATTTTTTTGCCAAGCGTGTTAGGCGTTCTCATTTATAAATGGCTTCATCCAAACGGATTTGCAACGGCATGGCTTTTTGTCGTTAGCACGACGCTTTCTGTTTATTTTTCATTTCGCTTGCAAACGCATCTTCCAAAAGTTGATGCCGCCGCTCAGGGCTATTTGCTCACCGAAGCAAAGGGCGCGCAAGTTTTTTCACTATTGAAAAAACTCAGCTCTCGCCTAAAAGCACCGATGCCTAACGCTATTTTACTAACAACAGAAGTCAATGCTGCGATTATCCAAATGCCTCGTCGTGGCCTTTTTGGCAAAACACAAATCGCACTTTTCATTGGCTGGCCACTTTTCGAATCGCTCTCAAAAGAAGAACTTAGCGTGGTGTTGGCGCATGAGCTGGCACACAGTTCAGGCATTCGCGGCAAACTGATCGGCTGGCTCATTGGACTTCCAGAATTTTGGCAGCAATTTCAGCAGTCGCTCTTGCAACAAACAACCGCCAGCGATGGCGTTCATCACAAAATTTTCCGCAAGTACCTTATTTTTCTTCATAACCTAACAAGTATTATTTCCAAACACGACGAATACGAAGCGGACTTACGCGCCGCCGCCATCTTTGGCAAAGCGCTTGTTGGCGAAGCCTTGATTCGGGTTGGAACAAATAGTTACTTTTGGGAACACTTTTTTTTGCCTGGAATTTTTGAAGAGAAAAACACCTACAAAGCGTCGGAAAAAAACATTTTCAATCAATTCGAAAAACAGCTTTCCGAAGCAACCTATGCAAATTTTTGTGAGGAATTCCAGCAATGGGTTGTTAGGAACGCTTTGACGAGCGAAAAAAATCATCCGTCGCTTACAGCTCGCATTGATGCTCTTGGCACACACAGCATTTCGCTACCAGCCCATTCGCAACCATCCGCCGCTGCGTGCTTTTTCGGAAAAGATTTGCCGGCCATTCGCAAAAAAATGACCGCAATTTGGGAAGCGTCGGCGCAAAATTGCTGGAGAAGCAACCGATCAAATGAAGCCGAATTTGGAAAAACGCAACGGTAA
- the bshB1 gene encoding bacillithiol biosynthesis deacetylase BshB1, with protein sequence MPEIYALAFGAHPDDVELSAGATLLKIISENKQVAVCDLSEGELGTRGSREIRRQEATKAAQLMGYTARVNLNLGDGNIADTQENRLKVIQIIRQFRPTSVFTCSPLERHPDHEHTARLIKEACFYAGLANIPTEHEGDLQTPHRPTYLFYYLQQVHIVPDLIVDVSETFERARQGVLAFESQFYRPGSNEPETHISRKEFLTGLEARARYFGELIGVKYGEPFVKENHIGIPHFSDVFK encoded by the coding sequence ATGCCTGAAATTTATGCCCTGGCTTTCGGTGCGCATCCCGACGATGTTGAACTTTCCGCCGGAGCAACATTGCTCAAAATTATTTCCGAAAATAAGCAAGTGGCTGTTTGCGATTTAAGCGAAGGCGAGCTTGGCACACGCGGCTCACGCGAAATTCGCCGACAAGAAGCCACAAAGGCAGCGCAACTGATGGGCTACACCGCGCGCGTTAATTTGAATCTCGGCGATGGAAACATTGCCGACACGCAAGAAAATCGACTTAAAGTCATTCAAATCATTCGACAGTTTCGCCCAACCTCAGTTTTCACTTGCTCGCCGCTTGAGCGCCATCCTGACCACGAGCATACCGCTCGCCTTATCAAAGAAGCGTGCTTTTATGCCGGCTTAGCCAATATTCCTACCGAACATGAAGGCGATTTGCAAACGCCACATCGACCAACGTATCTTTTTTACTATCTACAACAAGTCCATATTGTGCCGGACTTGATTGTCGATGTTTCGGAAACCTTCGAGCGGGCGCGTCAAGGCGTTTTGGCATTTGAATCACAATTTTATCGCCCCGGCTCAAATGAGCCAGAAACGCACATCAGCCGCAAGGAATTTTTAACTGGCCTCGAAGCGCGCGCGCGCTATTTCGGCGAGCTCATTGGGGTGAAATACGGAGAGCCTTTTGTAAAAGAAAATCACATTGGCATTCCGCACTTCAGCGATGTGTTTAAGTAA
- a CDS encoding DUF5723 family protein, with translation MFKPFTPKSKFKRLFWIALVLFYTIPKQDSAQAQVSMTNQVSTALGNTGSGFVGALQAVDINPARLHTFEFPNRRYRVNLNVLPFGLVLQNNSMDVDLYNSLFGKTSNGIVGDEKNTWTDEDKNLLLSSVDDIFEINANLSFSLFGISYHDDALGSLAFTITDKIGFSGNINKDFFVLSLHGNAAFLGETISFNESKASSWWYREYGLTYARDITAEIPLAIRKALQLREVTGGVTLKFISPIGYADANGEGTTLYFTADGDSISGYGKYTYRKSLSNQLENDDSDSSPFPFPESAGVGYGISIGFSGKINDNLSIGLALNDIGVISFTENVEINEVDGRIDFGGFNEIFDGDRVEAQADSLEDIFNEVTSTNGFRVWLPTHLRLGGALTLKAPFLFFDCT, from the coding sequence ATGTTTAAACCTTTTACCCCAAAAAGTAAGTTTAAGCGGCTGTTTTGGATTGCACTTGTTTTGTTTTACACCATTCCGAAGCAAGACAGTGCACAGGCACAAGTTTCTATGACCAACCAAGTTTCCACTGCTTTAGGAAACACAGGTTCAGGGTTTGTGGGTGCGCTGCAGGCAGTTGATATTAATCCAGCTCGCCTGCACACTTTTGAATTTCCGAACCGGCGCTATCGCGTCAACCTCAATGTCTTGCCTTTTGGCCTCGTTTTGCAAAATAATTCCATGGACGTGGATTTATATAATTCGCTCTTTGGCAAAACATCGAACGGGATTGTTGGCGATGAAAAAAACACCTGGACAGACGAAGACAAAAACCTGCTCCTTTCAAGCGTAGATGATATTTTTGAAATTAACGCCAACCTTTCCTTTAGTCTTTTTGGCATTTCTTACCACGATGATGCACTCGGCTCGCTGGCCTTCACCATTACAGATAAGATTGGTTTCTCGGGTAATATCAACAAAGATTTTTTTGTCCTGAGCCTTCACGGAAATGCTGCATTTCTTGGGGAAACCATCAGCTTCAATGAATCAAAAGCTTCTTCTTGGTGGTATCGCGAATATGGACTTACCTACGCCAGAGACATTACCGCAGAAATTCCCCTTGCGATTCGTAAGGCGTTGCAACTACGTGAGGTCACGGGCGGTGTGACGCTAAAGTTTATTTCACCTATCGGTTATGCGGACGCTAACGGAGAAGGAACTACGCTCTACTTTACAGCCGACGGCGATAGCATTTCCGGTTATGGAAAATATACCTATCGAAAATCCCTCTCAAATCAGTTAGAAAATGATGATTCCGATAGCTCGCCATTTCCCTTTCCCGAATCTGCAGGTGTCGGATATGGCATTAGCATTGGCTTTTCAGGAAAAATTAATGACAATCTGTCGATTGGGCTTGCGCTAAACGACATCGGAGTTATTTCTTTTACTGAAAATGTAGAAATCAATGAAGTTGATGGGCGAATTGATTTTGGTGGCTTTAATGAAATCTTTGATGGCGACCGCGTCGAAGCCCAAGCCGATAGCTTAGAAGACATATTTAATGAAGTTACCAGCACCAATGGGTTTCGTGTTTGGCTGCCAACACACTTGCGCTTAGGCGGAGCGCTCACGCTTAAAGCGCCATTTCTTTTTTTCGATTGCACTTGA
- the chlG gene encoding chlorophyll synthase ChlG has protein sequence MSAVNVVSQEIREALSEHVESSKISDEKRQEILRAIENVNRPGFHLKLSAVPQLMKPVTWFPPMWAFTCGVVSTGESVVEHWSILLRGLILAGPLMCAMSQTMNDYFDREVDAINEPQRPIPAGLISKSASWIVTFSLILFGFIIAWSIHPYVMYISFVGVLMSHAYSGPPLRAKQNGWFGNLIVGFAYEGVAWLTGSFAITQGVPSGDTIAMAVIFSLGAHGIMTLNDFKSVVGDTIKGVKSIPVQLGERNAAILACVVMNAAQLSAIGILVYNAEYVFTAFALLLLIAQLPMQKILIQQPHEKAIWYNSFGTLLYVLAMMVCAFGIRP, from the coding sequence ATGAGTGCAGTAAACGTAGTTAGCCAAGAAATCAGAGAAGCCTTATCGGAACATGTAGAGTCCTCAAAGATTTCTGATGAAAAAAGGCAAGAAATTCTTCGAGCCATCGAAAATGTTAATCGCCCGGGATTTCACCTAAAATTATCGGCGGTGCCACAGCTTATGAAACCGGTTACTTGGTTTCCGCCTATGTGGGCTTTTACATGCGGCGTGGTTTCAACAGGTGAAAGCGTTGTAGAACATTGGTCGATCCTCTTGCGCGGCCTGATTCTGGCAGGGCCGCTCATGTGTGCCATGTCGCAGACCATGAATGATTACTTTGATCGCGAAGTAGACGCTATCAATGAACCTCAGCGCCCAATTCCTGCCGGCTTAATCTCAAAATCCGCAAGTTGGATTGTCACTTTCTCACTGATTCTTTTCGGATTTATTATCGCCTGGTCGATCCATCCCTATGTGATGTACATTTCATTTGTTGGCGTGCTTATGTCTCATGCGTACTCAGGGCCGCCACTTCGTGCGAAGCAAAACGGCTGGTTTGGGAATTTGATTGTGGGATTTGCCTATGAAGGCGTAGCCTGGCTAACCGGCAGCTTTGCCATTACACAAGGCGTTCCATCTGGCGATACCATTGCAATGGCTGTGATTTTCTCGCTTGGCGCACATGGTATTATGACGCTGAACGACTTTAAGTCGGTTGTGGGCGATACGATTAAGGGCGTTAAATCCATTCCGGTTCAACTTGGTGAAAGAAATGCGGCAATTTTGGCCTGCGTGGTCATGAACGCAGCACAGCTTTCAGCTATCGGTATTTTAGTCTACAACGCTGAATATGTCTTTACTGCATTTGCGCTTCTGCTTTTGATTGCTCAGCTTCCAATGCAAAAGATATTAATTCAACAGCCTCACGAGAAAGCCATTTGGTATAACTCATTTGGGACACTGCTTTATGTACTTGCAATGATGGTTTGTGCATTCGGCATTCGACCGTAA
- the trpD gene encoding anthranilate phosphoribosyltransferase has translation MTIEEALLGLLDGQTLISSEMESIMSEIMDGQISPIKIAAFLVLLRQRGEEVEEIYGAARAILNHAEQPILEGDPIDTCGTGGDGANTFNISTAASLIAHACGVKVAKHGNRSISSRCGSADVLEAMGFKIDLPKKETEELFKETGFVFLFAPIFHKAMKNVAPVRKELGLRTIFNMLGPLINPARTQRQIIGVYSKDLTGMFAQVLRQFDAKHCLILHGQTDEGGILDEPSVCGPTYISELQHGTVRTYTVHPEDFGLRRHSISQLKGGDARENAQIIWQILDKNGPEAREDAVVFTAGMACYVAELTPSIKEGIDKARQAIHSGAAKQSVERLLEKHRNLVI, from the coding sequence ATGACCATAGAAGAGGCTTTATTGGGACTTCTCGACGGGCAAACTTTGATCAGCTCGGAAATGGAGTCCATTATGAGTGAGATTATGGACGGACAAATTTCTCCTATCAAAATTGCGGCTTTTTTAGTTCTTCTCAGACAAAGAGGCGAAGAAGTTGAGGAAATTTATGGCGCGGCGCGCGCGATTTTAAACCACGCTGAACAGCCGATTCTTGAAGGCGACCCGATTGATACTTGCGGCACGGGCGGCGATGGCGCAAACACGTTCAACATTTCAACGGCAGCTTCGCTGATTGCTCACGCCTGTGGCGTAAAAGTGGCAAAGCACGGCAATCGCTCGATTAGCAGCCGCTGTGGCAGCGCGGATGTGCTTGAAGCTATGGGCTTTAAAATCGACCTGCCGAAGAAAGAAACTGAAGAATTATTCAAAGAAACTGGTTTTGTTTTTCTTTTCGCGCCGATTTTTCACAAAGCGATGAAAAACGTAGCGCCTGTGCGTAAGGAGCTCGGTCTTCGCACCATCTTCAATATGCTTGGGCCATTGATTAATCCGGCCAGAACGCAGCGACAAATCATCGGCGTGTATAGTAAAGATTTAACTGGCATGTTTGCCCAAGTGCTTCGCCAATTCGACGCCAAACATTGCTTAATCCTTCATGGCCAAACAGATGAAGGCGGCATTTTAGACGAGCCGAGCGTTTGTGGTCCAACCTACATTTCGGAATTGCAACATGGTACTGTTAGAACCTACACGGTTCATCCAGAAGATTTTGGTCTCAGGCGGCATTCCATTTCGCAGCTAAAAGGCGGCGATGCGCGGGAAAACGCCCAAATTATTTGGCAAATTCTTGATAAAAATGGCCCAGAAGCCAGAGAAGATGCAGTGGTCTTTACGGCTGGCATGGCCTGCTACGTGGCCGAATTAACACCATCCATTAAAGAAGGAATTGACAAAGCGCGCCAGGCGATTCACAGCGGCGCCGCAAAGCAAAGTGTTGAACGGCTTCTTGAAAAACATAGAAACTTAGTTATTTAA
- a CDS encoding aminotransferase class V-fold PLP-dependent enzyme, with protein sequence MSENTSLSPKEILSQTDAYRNLFPHTKRGDIYLNHAAVSPLSLPVKNAIQAHLEERSELDIENYFSTLAPALQSARARVSSWIGCKSENLAFVPNTSYGINLLAQGLSWKSGDRVLLYDKEFPANVYPFLALQKKGVKVDFFSDRNGEILLEDIAKKLTPETRLLSISFVQFLSGFRIDLAAIAALCHKHDVLCAVDGIQGLGAFAIDCEESGIDFLSSGCHKWAMSPMGIGIIYVSDQLLAELDPVFTGWLSVENAWEMLDYKLDLPHSARRYELGTINWMGIIGLNEAFGLFREIGQPVLSQKILLLSEHLRQKLQEAGFELALQTGKDHLSGITSVANLEAAEQIVTELANRNIEVSMRDGFLRIAPHFYNTIDELTHFVEELKTIDIAP encoded by the coding sequence ATGTCAGAAAATACATCACTTTCTCCAAAAGAAATTCTCAGCCAAACCGATGCGTATCGAAATCTTTTTCCCCATACCAAACGCGGGGACATTTACTTAAATCATGCGGCGGTTTCGCCACTTTCGCTGCCGGTGAAAAATGCCATCCAAGCGCATTTGGAAGAGCGCAGCGAATTGGACATTGAAAATTACTTCTCTACTCTGGCGCCGGCGTTGCAATCGGCTCGTGCCAGGGTTTCTTCATGGATTGGCTGCAAAAGTGAAAACCTCGCGTTTGTGCCAAACACCAGCTACGGCATCAACTTGCTTGCGCAAGGCCTTTCGTGGAAAAGCGGCGACAGAGTGCTTCTCTACGACAAGGAATTTCCGGCAAATGTGTATCCGTTTTTAGCGCTTCAAAAAAAAGGTGTGAAAGTCGATTTCTTCAGTGATCGAAATGGCGAAATTTTACTGGAAGATATTGCGAAAAAACTAACGCCGGAAACACGGCTGCTTTCAATCAGCTTTGTGCAATTTCTCAGCGGCTTTCGGATCGACTTAGCCGCCATTGCTGCGCTTTGCCATAAGCACGATGTGTTGTGCGCAGTCGACGGCATCCAAGGACTTGGCGCGTTTGCAATTGATTGCGAAGAAAGCGGCATCGATTTCCTCTCGTCTGGCTGCCACAAATGGGCAATGTCGCCAATGGGAATCGGGATTATTTATGTTTCCGATCAACTTTTAGCAGAATTGGATCCGGTTTTCACCGGCTGGCTCAGTGTTGAAAATGCGTGGGAAATGCTCGACTACAAACTCGACTTGCCGCATAGCGCACGCAGATATGAGCTTGGAACGATCAACTGGATGGGCATTATCGGCCTGAATGAAGCGTTTGGGCTTTTTCGCGAAATTGGACAACCTGTGCTTTCTCAGAAAATTTTATTACTTTCCGAGCACTTGCGCCAAAAGCTTCAAGAAGCAGGATTTGAGTTGGCGCTTCAAACAGGCAAAGACCATCTTTCGGGGATCACTTCCGTTGCCAACTTAGAAGCAGCAGAGCAAATCGTAACTGAATTGGCCAATCGCAACATCGAAGTAAGCATGCGAGACGGATTTCTTCGAATCGCGCCTCACTTTTACAACACGATTGACGAACTGACGCATTTTGTTGAAGAACTCAAAACTATTGACATAGCACCATGA
- a CDS encoding putative quinol monooxygenase has product MIIRLVKMSFQPQESTRFLSLYKQVHPKILSFPGCVSVELLHEVHDEHAYTTYSLWQNNDALEAYRQSDFFKATWTEVRKMLRSKTLAISYRKVEI; this is encoded by the coding sequence ATGATCATTCGCCTTGTTAAAATGTCGTTTCAGCCGCAAGAAAGTACGCGATTTCTTTCGCTTTATAAGCAAGTTCATCCGAAGATTCTTTCATTTCCCGGATGCGTTTCTGTTGAGCTACTTCACGAGGTGCACGACGAACACGCCTACACCACTTATAGCCTTTGGCAAAATAACGATGCGTTAGAAGCTTACCGCCAAAGCGACTTTTTCAAAGCAACTTGGACAGAAGTTCGGAAAATGCTACGAAGCAAAACCCTGGCGATTAGCTATCGAAAAGTTGAAATTTGA
- the mgtE gene encoding magnesium transporter, whose translation MIGKTIQPEIRELIERRDFNSLRQVFNDWLPVDLAELISDLPENEQAIVFRLLSRELADETFEYLEFDVQKNLLEALAKEDVRHILNSMSPDDRTALLEELPAAVVKELLSLLSAEQLKVAQTLLGYPEGSVGRLMTTDYLSVKESWTTTQVMEHIRKYGKDSETINVIYVVNDLGKLIDEIRIRELLLAPLDEPVHKIMDRKFIALKAADEQMVAVETFKREDRVALPVVDSAGMLLGIVTVDDVFDVAEEEETEDIQKFGGVEALEDPYMDSSLFEVIKKRAVWLVVLFVGEMLTATAMSFFEEELAKAVVLATFIPLIISSGGNSGSQAATLIIRALALGEISLTDWWNVMRREILSGLALGTVLGFIGFIRILIWSLIFGMYGSHWLLIGGVVGVSLLGVVLLGTLSGSMLPLLLQRFGADPATSSAPFVATIVDVAGIIIYFTVAATVLKGILL comes from the coding sequence ATGATAGGGAAAACCATTCAACCTGAGATTCGGGAATTAATTGAACGGAGAGATTTTAACTCGCTCCGTCAGGTTTTTAACGACTGGTTGCCAGTCGATTTGGCGGAACTGATTTCTGACCTTCCTGAGAATGAACAGGCTATTGTGTTTCGTTTGCTATCTCGCGAACTGGCCGATGAGACGTTCGAATACCTGGAGTTTGACGTTCAAAAAAACCTATTAGAAGCGCTCGCCAAAGAAGATGTTCGGCATATTTTAAATAGCATGTCGCCGGACGATCGTACCGCACTTCTTGAAGAGCTGCCGGCAGCTGTTGTAAAGGAATTGCTTTCGTTGCTTTCTGCTGAGCAACTAAAAGTGGCGCAAACGCTTTTAGGTTATCCAGAGGGCAGTGTTGGGCGCTTGATGACAACGGATTATCTTTCCGTGAAGGAAAGCTGGACGACGACTCAGGTGATGGAACATATTCGCAAGTATGGAAAGGATAGCGAAACCATCAATGTGATTTATGTGGTCAATGATCTTGGCAAGCTCATCGATGAGATTCGCATTCGTGAGTTGTTGCTTGCGCCGCTTGATGAGCCGGTTCATAAAATTATGGATAGAAAATTTATTGCGCTCAAGGCTGCCGATGAGCAGATGGTGGCGGTTGAGACGTTTAAGCGAGAAGATCGGGTCGCGCTTCCGGTGGTTGATTCGGCAGGCATGTTGCTTGGCATTGTAACGGTGGATGATGTCTTTGATGTAGCAGAAGAAGAAGAAACGGAAGACATTCAGAAGTTTGGCGGTGTGGAAGCTCTTGAAGATCCATACATGGATAGTTCACTTTTTGAAGTCATCAAAAAACGAGCGGTTTGGTTGGTGGTGCTGTTTGTGGGCGAAATGCTAACGGCCACAGCGATGAGCTTTTTTGAAGAGGAGCTTGCTAAAGCCGTTGTATTGGCCACGTTTATCCCACTGATTATTTCAAGTGGTGGCAACTCCGGTTCGCAGGCCGCCACGCTGATTATTCGTGCGCTGGCACTTGGCGAAATCAGTTTAACGGATTGGTGGAATGTCATGAGGCGCGAAATTCTCTCAGGATTGGCGCTGGGTACAGTTTTAGGATTCATCGGTTTTATCCGCATTTTAATCTGGTCGCTAATTTTTGGGATGTATGGTTCGCATTGGCTGTTAATTGGAGGTGTGGTTGGCGTTTCGCTTTTGGGTGTTGTGCTGCTGGGAACGCTTTCCGGCTCCATGTTGCCGCTCTTGCTGCAGCGTTTCGGTGCAGATCCGGCGACCTCGTCTGCGCCATTTGTTGCCACGATTGTCGATGTGGCCGGAATTATTATATACTTCACCGTTGCCGCAACGGTTTTGAAAGGCATTTTATTGTGA
- a CDS encoding tetratricopeptide repeat protein, producing the protein MNILLALFLMIADTLTVSDSTLSMRRDSLITEDNTQAKHAFAKKDTMMIAFAEAKEKHPEADTLGVISIQHGDEAFQKIDYDRAQAIFEKLYQRDSTSAALLWRMARLNVCMGDAISYEKREEREVYYSKAVQYGQKAIECDDKNSQAHAWLAAAYGVRAENSDSKERIRLATQVKLESEKAIKLDSTNGIAYSILGSYYRAIANIGWFERMIANTFLGSVPDGTYEEAEAAFKKAIALQPNVLRHYHEFALLYLDMGKEKEAIQLLKTALTKPILMKNDKKRKREIKELLKEYDAE; encoded by the coding sequence ATGAACATTTTGCTTGCCTTGTTTTTGATGATAGCCGATACGCTAACGGTATCCGATTCTACGCTGAGTATGAGGCGGGATTCTCTTATAACAGAAGATAACACACAGGCAAAGCACGCGTTTGCCAAAAAAGATACGATGATGATTGCCTTCGCTGAGGCAAAAGAAAAGCATCCTGAAGCGGATACGCTGGGGGTGATTTCTATTCAGCATGGCGATGAAGCGTTTCAGAAAATAGATTATGATCGCGCGCAGGCGATTTTTGAGAAATTATACCAGCGAGATAGCACCAGCGCAGCGCTGCTTTGGCGAATGGCGCGGTTAAATGTGTGTATGGGCGATGCCATTAGCTATGAAAAGCGAGAAGAGCGGGAAGTGTATTACAGCAAAGCCGTGCAATATGGCCAAAAAGCCATTGAGTGTGATGATAAGAATTCGCAAGCACATGCGTGGCTTGCGGCTGCTTATGGTGTAAGAGCAGAAAATAGTGATTCAAAAGAGCGTATTCGCCTGGCAACTCAAGTTAAATTGGAATCTGAAAAAGCCATTAAGCTGGATAGCACAAACGGAATAGCGTATTCCATACTAGGCTCATATTATCGCGCCATTGCCAATATTGGTTGGTTTGAGCGCATGATTGCGAACACATTTTTGGGCTCTGTCCCCGATGGAACTTATGAGGAAGCTGAAGCTGCATTTAAGAAAGCGATTGCGCTTCAGCCAAATGTTCTCCGCCACTATCATGAATTTGCTTTGCTTTATCTTGATATGGGGAAGGAAAAAGAAGCGATTCAGCTACTAAAAACAGCGCTTACCAAACCCATTTTGATGAAAAACGACAAAAAACGGAAGCGCGAAATAAAAGAATTGCTAAAGGAATATGATGCGGAGTAG